ACTGGTGGGTCTGCGGACGGGTTTGTGAACTTCGAGGCCAACTTGCTTCGAACGTGGGTATCGCGAACATCAATTTTCGTCCCGTCCTTGACCACACCCTACGAATCTAAAGAACTTGTTTCAGCATTTCGGAATTTGATTCATTGAGATTTGTTTGATTTTTGGTGCTTGAAATTTGGAATTTCTAGGATGGACAGCCCGTCCCATCGCATCTCGGCGGCGACTTCGATTTCTTGCAGACGCACAACCACGCCTGCTCGTCCTGTTCCGCCACGAACTTGACCGGGCGGAACTCCGTTCCGCGATGAGTCCCGTCGCAACAAGGGTACTTCGCCGAGCCGCCACAGGTGCAGAAGGCGTACTTCACGCCTGATAAGAGTTGCACCTGCACGGCGTCGGCACACTTCGCGGCAGACATGGGTGTCTCTTGGGAGATTTCAGTAGTCAGTGATCAGTCAGAATACTTCGATACTCCCGACTGATCACTGTCGACTGACAACTATCAACTTCTCATTCCTTGTGAAACACTTCGTGGCAGGCATCGCAGGTTTCGCTCGCCTTGTCGAAGGCCGCTCGGCCGGCGTCTTTATCTTTGGCGCGAATTGCTTCCGCCAGCTTGATCGTCGAATCGCGGAACTCGTCTGACCAGGCATTCCATTTGGGAAGGTCTTCCGGATTTTTGACTTCGTGGGTGTCGACCTTCATGGCGATCGACAGCAGACCCCAGGCAACCGCCGGTGAGATCTCTTCCGGCTTGCCGCGTGGCTTCTTCAGCACCTTCAGGATCTCGCTGCTGCGGCCATTGAATTCTTCCATCATCGGGTGCATGCGGATCAGTTTGTTCCACGGGTGCAACTGGGCATGTTCGCCGGTCACGTTTCCGGCAACGACCTGCTTCACCCCTTCCAGCGCTGCCTGAGCGTCGGCGTAGGTGGAGGTCTTGGCGGTGAACTTCAGGGCTGCATCGCGGAGAGCCGGGCCGTTGATTTTCGAGTCTTTGGAATTCGCATGTTCCGCCAGCCCTTGTCCGACGCAGGCGAGCAGGCCGAACGACTGTGCGATCCCCTTACTCTTCTGGTCGGCGTAATTCGCTTCCATCGCCAGGCCCTTTTCGAGACGGGCGACCTGCTCGTTCACTTCCAGCGTCAGTTCTTCAATGCTGGCGATCGATTCAATCGGTACCGGGCTCTGTGCGAAGGCGGGAACCGCGAAGCTGCCCGTCGCCAGCCCGATCAGGCAGAGCGTCAGCCGCGTGCGACCTGTTGTTTTCAAACGACAGTCCGAGCCACCAGAAGCGAGATCGTCATTGCAGCGCATGTTGCGAATTCCTTGAGTCTGTTCTCAACTCGAAACGGGCGATTCCCCGGCAGGCGTCGAGCCGCATGTCAGGGGGCGAAATCAACCGACCTGCCATCCGCTATACCACAGTCCAAGCATTCCCGCCACGATGCCTGCGTTCACTGCCAGTGAAACGGCGTTCAGGCCGCGAATGCCATGTTGTCGCCGCGCATGCAAAGTGCTGGCGACAATCCCCACCGCCGCGATCGCGAACAGCCCTAATCCAGTGACCGCCAGCAGCATGGCCGGCAACAGTTGCCCAGTGAGATTGACTGCACCACTGGCGACGAGTGAAACGGCGACCGCATACAGTACCGCCCCCGGCAGCGAGAGCAGCAGGCACGCCGCGCTGACCAGTTCGGCGAACGTTGCAGGAGCGCGGCGCGCGGAGAGTTGGCGCGTCGTTCGCAAACGACCGGTCGTCGAGGCACGCGTTGCCAAGTCGCATTCTCCCGCGCGGCATTCAAGCCGGTAAAATCGTTGTAAACCCGAGTCGAGTGCCGCCTTGAGCCCCTCGCCTGCTGGCTTGACAGCAGGCAATTCAGCCATGATGATCCAATCTGGATCGGTTGGGAAGCGAGCAACGCTCACGAGCTCGTTCATGTCCGTTGCCCAGGTTCGAGATGCAGATTACGAGCAGGAATTGAATCATGTCCGCAGGTCAACGCCGTCTCGACATTGAACAGATCGGTGACGTGACGGTCGCCAAATTCGTTGACAAGAAGATCCTGGACGAAAACAACATTCAGGTGATCGGAAACCAGCTCTTCGGGCTGGTGGAAGAAGACGGGCGCAAGAAAATCATTCTCGACTTTTCGAATGTCGAGTACTTGTCCAGCGCTGCCCTTGGCAAGCTGATCACCATGGACAAGAAGGTGAAGTCGGCCGGCGGGAAACTGCGTCTGTGCACGATCCGACCGGACATTTATGAAGTCTTCGCGATTACGCGGCTCAACAAGCTGTTCGATATTCGCGACGACCAACAGGCAGCCCTCGCCGGATTTTAACGGCCGACAGCCCGACCCAGAGGAACGCCTGCGTCAGGCGTCAACATGCGTCAGGCCTTCGCCCGAGTCCCCAACACAGCCATCCCGCAAATGGCCGACCGGTCCGAGTTCGAAATCGCGATCCCCAGCGACACCTCGCGCGGATATGAGGTGCAGGAACGCATATTGGGGATGCTCGAAACCCAGGGTTACTCCGACCGCGACGTGTTTGGCGTCAAACTCTCTCTCGAAGAAGCCCTCGTCAACGCCATCAAGCATGGCAACGGCATGGACCCCGAGAAATCGGTGCGCGTCTACTGCGAAGTCAGCTCCCAACAGGTGCTGATCGTCATCGAAGACGAAGGGGAAGGCTTCAAGCCTGAAGACGTTCCCGACCCCACCGATGACGACAATCTCGAAAAGCCCAGCGGCCGAGGCCTGATGCTCATGCGGGCGTTCATGACCAAGGTCGAATACAACGATCGCGGCAACCGCGTCGAACTCCTCAAGCACCGCTCCGCCGAAGAATGACGGAGAGTTGAGTGCTGAGTGACGAGCGTTGAGTGTGGGGAGAGTCGAGAGCTGACAGTCCAGAGTCCAGAGCTGGAATGTCTGGGTTGTTGCCTGAGTTTTTCACTCAACGCTCAACGCTCAACGTCTTTCAATGGCCAATGACAAATGACCATTGACTAATGACAAATTCTTCTC
This genomic stretch from Planctomicrobium piriforme harbors:
- a CDS encoding ATP-binding protein — encoded protein: MRQAFARVPNTAIPQMADRSEFEIAIPSDTSRGYEVQERILGMLETQGYSDRDVFGVKLSLEEALVNAIKHGNGMDPEKSVRVYCEVSSQQVLIVIEDEGEGFKPEDVPDPTDDDNLEKPSGRGLMLMRAFMTKVEYNDRGNRVELLKHRSAEE
- a CDS encoding CDGSH iron-sulfur domain-containing protein, which encodes MSAAKCADAVQVQLLSGVKYAFCTCGGSAKYPCCDGTHRGTEFRPVKFVAEQDEQAWLCVCKKSKSPPRCDGTGCPS
- a CDS encoding STAS domain-containing protein — encoded protein: MSAGQRRLDIEQIGDVTVAKFVDKKILDENNIQVIGNQLFGLVEEDGRKKIILDFSNVEYLSSAALGKLITMDKKVKSAGGKLRLCTIRPDIYEVFAITRLNKLFDIRDDQQAALAGF
- a CDS encoding cytochrome c, whose translation is MRCNDDLASGGSDCRLKTTGRTRLTLCLIGLATGSFAVPAFAQSPVPIESIASIEELTLEVNEQVARLEKGLAMEANYADQKSKGIAQSFGLLACVGQGLAEHANSKDSKINGPALRDAALKFTAKTSTYADAQAALEGVKQVVAGNVTGEHAQLHPWNKLIRMHPMMEEFNGRSSEILKVLKKPRGKPEEISPAVAWGLLSIAMKVDTHEVKNPEDLPKWNAWSDEFRDSTIKLAEAIRAKDKDAGRAAFDKASETCDACHEVFHKE